AGCCGGGTGGCGCTCACGTCGCGCAGCGCGGATCAGCTGCAGACCGTACAGCGGCGGATTCAGGACCTGTCCGGCCAATCCCTGATCTTTCCCTGCGATGTTTCCGACCATGCCGCGGTGGAGAAAACCGTGGCGGAGATCAAAAGCGCTTGGGCGCCGGTGCAGATTTTGATCAACAACGCCGGCAGCGCGGTGTTTGCCAAAATCATCCAGACCCGCGAAGAGGACTGGGACTCGATGATGCAGAACAACGTCAAGTCCGCGTTCCTGTGCAGCCGCGCGGTGCTGCCGGATATGATCGCCGCCGGTTCCGGGCAGATCGTCAACATCGTCTCCATTGCCGGCCGTCAACCCTATTATAACTGCGGCGCCTATTGCGCCAGCAAATATGCGC
This portion of the bacterium genome encodes:
- a CDS encoding SDR family oxidoreductase, encoding MPKLKGSVAWVTGAGRGIGAAIALELAQAGSRVALTSRSADQLQTVQRRIQDLSGQSLIFPCDVSDHAAVEKTVAEIKSAWAPVQILINNAGSAVFAKIIQTREEDWDSMMQNNVKSAFLCSRAVLPDMIAAGSGQIVNIVSIAGRQPYYNCGAYCASKYALQGFTDVLRMEVRKHGIQVTAVLPGATDTAIWGDAHVERGRMMSAQQVAQTVAAVCCAPPPVMVEEILIRPQGGDL